A genome region from Thermococcus gorgonarius includes the following:
- a CDS encoding AAA family ATPase translates to MEREDMISRFSSFLREYKDDDGNPLYINKLRDLLTVVPKRSLTIDWTHLNSFDPELGEELINNPEEVIASAEDAIQIVLREDLMYDGELKIHARFYNLPHTLLVKELGSEHINRFIQVEGIITRVSEVKPFVERAVFVCKDCGNEMIRLQRPYENLVKPAKCDACGSRNIELDVEKSRFINFQSFRLQDRPESLKGGQMPRFVDAILLDDLVDTALPGDRVLATGILRVILEQREKRPIFKKVLEVNHIEQLSKEIEELEISPEDEQKIRELAKRKDIVDAIVDSIAPAIWGHKIVKKGIALALFGGVQRTLPDGTKLRGESHVLLVGDPGVAKSQILRYVANLAPRAIYTSGKSSSAAGLTAAAVRDEFTGSWVLEAGVLVLADGGFALIDEFDKMSDRDRSAIHEALEQQSYHHDFELLLADGRKMKIGELVDGLIERNRDKVIIGKDTEILPVDDIELLAYDLEEKKIVKVKADRVSRHKAPDRFIRIRFSNGREITVTPEHPIMVWEKGEIREKPADEIFPGDIALGVREYPVEIRAEFKSVYRDRKEAEDYHDYLYSRGIVGKIMKTGANFVVKETERALPKELVKPLLKACRALNIRLTSKERMRLNQPLVKESYIRAILEKIKRKIAELEKIAEEEPAKALRNIPKSWIYPRSGITYNRFRKMLSEGNEAAVRVIRDIVSGMTKSAREHLEEFYSWWNANVNFLRVKKVERIPNDRWEWVYDVTVEPYHLFVSHGLVLHNTISISKAGITATLNARTTVIAAANPKFGRFNRMKSLPEQLDLPPTLLSRFDLIFLLLDEPDEKVDASIAEHILRVRRGEAEVVTPKIPYDLLKKYIAYARKNVHPVLSREAMEEIKNYYVRMRKGFKRKGEDEGLQPIPITARQLEALIRLSEAHARMRLSETVTREDARAAIEIMEEMLRTIAVDEEGMVDAAILEVGKSTKKLNKIEKLLDIIKSLEGEGEFGAPEDKVIEAARQAGLGTENDVKKLLNDLKREARIYEPRAGFYRVL, encoded by the coding sequence ATGGAGAGAGAGGATATGATATCACGGTTCTCGTCCTTCCTGAGGGAATACAAAGACGATGACGGTAACCCGTTGTACATAAACAAGCTCCGTGATCTGCTCACAGTAGTCCCCAAAAGATCGCTAACTATAGACTGGACTCACCTAAACTCCTTTGATCCCGAGCTTGGAGAAGAGCTAATAAACAACCCAGAAGAAGTGATAGCCAGCGCCGAGGACGCGATCCAGATAGTTCTGCGCGAAGACCTTATGTACGATGGAGAGCTTAAGATTCACGCGAGGTTCTACAACCTGCCCCATACACTACTCGTCAAGGAACTCGGGAGCGAGCACATAAACAGGTTTATCCAGGTTGAGGGAATCATCACGCGCGTGAGCGAGGTAAAGCCCTTCGTCGAGAGGGCAGTCTTCGTCTGCAAGGACTGCGGCAACGAGATGATAAGGCTCCAGAGGCCCTACGAGAACCTCGTCAAGCCGGCAAAGTGCGACGCCTGTGGCTCAAGGAACATCGAACTCGACGTTGAGAAGAGCCGCTTCATCAACTTCCAGAGCTTCCGCCTCCAGGACAGGCCCGAGAGCCTTAAAGGCGGCCAGATGCCTCGATTCGTCGATGCAATACTCCTTGATGACCTCGTTGACACAGCCTTGCCCGGTGATAGGGTCCTGGCAACTGGGATTCTAAGGGTTATTCTCGAACAGAGGGAAAAGAGACCGATCTTCAAGAAAGTTCTTGAGGTTAACCACATTGAACAGCTGAGCAAAGAGATAGAGGAACTTGAAATCTCGCCAGAGGACGAGCAGAAGATTCGCGAGCTGGCCAAGAGGAAGGACATCGTCGATGCAATAGTGGATTCCATCGCCCCCGCCATTTGGGGCCACAAGATCGTGAAGAAGGGCATAGCCTTAGCTCTGTTCGGCGGAGTCCAGCGGACACTCCCAGATGGGACAAAACTGAGGGGAGAGAGCCACGTCCTGCTTGTGGGAGATCCGGGAGTAGCCAAATCTCAAATTCTCCGTTACGTGGCCAATTTGGCCCCAAGGGCGATTTACACGAGTGGAAAGAGCAGTTCTGCGGCCGGTCTTACGGCAGCTGCCGTGAGAGACGAGTTCACTGGCTCCTGGGTTCTCGAAGCTGGTGTTTTGGTTCTTGCTGATGGCGGGTTTGCCCTAATCGACGAGTTCGACAAGATGAGCGATCGCGACAGGAGTGCGATCCACGAGGCACTGGAACAGCAGAGCTACCACCACGATTTCGAGCTTCTGCTCGCAGATGGCAGGAAGATGAAGATTGGCGAGCTGGTAGATGGGCTCATCGAGAGAAACCGCGATAAGGTTATAATCGGCAAAGACACCGAGATACTGCCCGTTGATGATATCGAACTCCTCGCCTACGACCTTGAGGAAAAGAAAATCGTGAAGGTAAAAGCCGACCGCGTGAGCAGGCACAAAGCGCCGGATAGGTTTATTCGCATAAGGTTCTCCAACGGCAGGGAGATAACGGTAACTCCAGAGCACCCAATAATGGTGTGGGAGAAAGGGGAGATAAGGGAAAAGCCCGCCGATGAAATCTTCCCGGGGGACATAGCGCTCGGGGTTAGGGAGTATCCAGTGGAGATACGAGCGGAATTCAAGAGCGTCTACAGGGACAGGAAGGAGGCGGAGGACTACCATGACTACCTGTACTCCAGGGGCATTGTTGGGAAGATAATGAAAACGGGAGCAAACTTTGTGGTAAAAGAGACGGAGAGAGCACTTCCAAAGGAGCTCGTAAAACCCCTCCTAAAGGCGTGCAGGGCCCTAAACATAAGACTGACTTCAAAGGAACGTATGAGACTCAACCAGCCGCTGGTGAAGGAGAGCTACATAAGGGCCATACTGGAAAAAATCAAAAGAAAAATAGCCGAACTCGAGAAGATTGCTGAGGAAGAACCTGCCAAGGCGCTGAGGAATATTCCAAAAAGCTGGATCTATCCGAGATCGGGAATAACGTACAACAGGTTCAGGAAGATGCTGAGTGAAGGAAACGAAGCAGCCGTCAGAGTGATAAGGGACATTGTAAGTGGGATGACAAAATCGGCCAGAGAGCACCTGGAAGAATTTTACAGCTGGTGGAACGCGAACGTAAACTTCCTCAGAGTCAAGAAGGTGGAGAGAATCCCAAACGACCGCTGGGAGTGGGTCTACGACGTTACCGTCGAGCCTTACCACCTCTTCGTATCCCACGGACTGGTTCTCCACAACACGATAAGCATATCCAAAGCAGGTATAACGGCCACTCTCAACGCCAGAACAACCGTTATAGCAGCCGCAAACCCGAAGTTCGGAAGGTTCAACAGGATGAAGTCCCTTCCGGAACAGCTTGACCTCCCGCCAACGCTCCTTAGCCGTTTCGACCTTATATTCCTCCTGCTGGACGAGCCCGACGAGAAAGTTGATGCCAGCATAGCGGAGCACATCCTCAGGGTCAGAAGGGGCGAGGCAGAAGTAGTTACGCCGAAGATACCCTACGACCTCCTCAAGAAGTACATAGCCTACGCGAGGAAGAACGTTCACCCCGTTCTCAGCAGGGAGGCGATGGAGGAAATCAAAAACTACTACGTCAGAATGAGGAAGGGTTTCAAGAGAAAAGGTGAGGACGAGGGATTGCAGCCGATACCGATAACGGCGAGGCAGCTTGAGGCACTGATCCGTCTGAGTGAGGCCCACGCGAGGATGCGCCTGAGCGAGACGGTAACAAGAGAAGACGCGAGGGCAGCAATAGAGATCATGGAGGAAATGCTGAGGACTATCGCGGTGGACGAAGAGGGAATGGTTGACGCCGCAATCTTAGAAGTCGGAAAGAGCACGAAGAAGCTGAACAAGATAGAGAAGCTCCTCGACATCATAAAATCCCTGGAGGGAGAGGGAGAATTCGGGGCTCCTGAGGATAAAGTTATCGAGGCCGCTAGACAAGCCGGACTTGGAACCGAGAACGACGTTAAAAAGCTTCTCAACGACCTAAAGAGAGAAGCAAGGATATATGAACCGAGGGCGGGATTCTACAGGGTGCTCTAA
- a CDS encoding P-loop NTPase family protein: protein MGVYIFKPEDLIRYGSARPEQMELLKEAILAKKDILIVGTSRSGKTKLVEALLHYVPDDWKVAVVTAYSEFKPFRKNIEVIDTAFDQRSTDERTEEVIEKLKGLKPDYIVIDTIHTISVPRVLDELIDDYAFIVTSLALTDDIKGEVMHWLRIDEKTFDRFDVLVELSRDWRTGMKKINGIYEIKNGELKPLL, encoded by the coding sequence ATGGGCGTCTACATATTCAAGCCAGAGGATTTGATACGCTACGGCTCTGCCAGACCGGAGCAGATGGAGCTCCTGAAGGAAGCGATACTTGCAAAGAAGGACATACTGATTGTCGGCACGAGCAGGAGCGGAAAAACAAAACTCGTTGAGGCCCTCCTCCACTACGTCCCAGATGACTGGAAAGTCGCCGTTGTGACGGCCTACAGCGAGTTCAAGCCGTTCCGGAAAAACATTGAAGTGATTGACACCGCCTTCGACCAGAGAAGCACAGACGAAAGAACCGAGGAAGTCATTGAGAAACTGAAAGGCCTGAAACCAGACTACATTGTGATAGACACCATCCACACCATCAGCGTTCCAAGGGTTTTGGATGAACTGATCGATGATTATGCTTTCATAGTAACCTCCCTCGCCCTGACGGACGACATAAAGGGCGAAGTAATGCACTGGCTCAGGATAGACGAGAAAACTTTTGACCGCTTTGACGTCCTAGTCGAGCTTAGCAGAGACTGGAGAACCGGCATGAAGAAGATAAACGGGATTTACGAAATAAAAAACGGGGAGCTTAAGCCCCTTCTCTAA
- a CDS encoding DUF257 family protein → MRVVNTSVLGIIESVKPGETAILEYLPSYIPEFTLLKLMEYSEEMKIPLIIDDNFDTLPVIAAHIENLGIKVDFSGVYVIKTGGRIDVGNVVARVPFHPDPRVYIKNYEKEASKVFEEVEDSINLVLGLENFLKTLSSPSDIYLTIWILQRFLGNTRRRTFYLFNKKILESLSPIVSSEMKRVASTVVEMVPYPTGAILRFVKSTDVDLLGEELKVDIGGEL, encoded by the coding sequence GTGAGAGTTGTGAACACAAGCGTCCTCGGAATAATCGAGAGCGTTAAGCCCGGCGAGACTGCCATTCTTGAGTACTTGCCTTCGTACATCCCGGAGTTCACGCTTCTAAAGCTTATGGAATACTCGGAGGAGATGAAAATACCCCTCATAATAGATGACAACTTCGACACTCTACCTGTCATAGCGGCCCACATAGAAAACCTCGGGATCAAAGTGGACTTCAGCGGGGTCTACGTCATAAAGACCGGCGGCAGAATAGATGTGGGCAACGTTGTGGCGAGGGTTCCCTTCCATCCCGACCCCAGGGTTTACATAAAAAACTACGAGAAAGAGGCCAGCAAGGTCTTCGAAGAGGTTGAGGATTCAATAAACCTGGTTCTCGGCCTCGAAAACTTCCTCAAAACCCTCTCAAGTCCATCAGATATTTACCTGACCATTTGGATCCTTCAAAGATTCCTTGGGAATACCAGGAGGAGGACGTTTTACCTGTTCAACAAGAAAATACTCGAATCCCTAAGTCCGATTGTTTCCAGCGAGATGAAAAGGGTGGCCAGCACGGTTGTCGAGATGGTTCCATATCCTACAGGTGCAATACTCCGCTTTGTCAAGAGCACCGACGTGGATCTACTCGGGGAGGAGTTAAAAGTCGACATAGGTGGTGAACTATGA
- a CDS encoding TatD family hydrolase, with protein sequence MRIWDDHFHVDPYHGLFLEAVKQFHRAGGTHLVVVYKTAHDYGFPGLKAEDFIKAMDFHIELVEKINRETPVKAYAVVGVHPAEFDYLAREKGLEYAKSEVMKALEYAQKLCLEGKAIGIGEIGRPHYEVPPEIWEASIELMKYGMALAKEADCAVQLHTESFDEAKFRELGEYVKEVGIKPYKVVKHFSPPLVKVAEKVGVFPSIIASRKNIEEAIKQGNRFMMETDYIDDKRRPGAVLGPKTVPKRTKAFLQNGIFTEEDVYRIHVENPRKVYEVDVD encoded by the coding sequence ATGAGAATCTGGGACGACCACTTCCACGTCGATCCGTACCACGGGCTCTTCCTTGAGGCGGTGAAGCAGTTTCACAGGGCAGGTGGAACTCACCTAGTCGTTGTTTACAAGACGGCCCACGACTACGGCTTTCCGGGCCTCAAGGCTGAGGACTTCATCAAAGCGATGGACTTTCACATTGAGCTTGTTGAAAAGATCAACAGGGAGACGCCGGTGAAGGCCTACGCAGTCGTTGGAGTCCATCCGGCCGAGTTTGATTACCTGGCTAGAGAGAAGGGCCTCGAATACGCGAAGAGTGAAGTCATGAAAGCTCTGGAGTATGCCCAAAAGCTGTGCCTTGAGGGGAAGGCGATAGGAATAGGTGAGATAGGCAGACCCCACTACGAGGTTCCTCCGGAAATCTGGGAGGCCAGCATAGAGCTGATGAAGTATGGAATGGCCTTGGCGAAGGAGGCCGACTGTGCTGTTCAGCTTCACACTGAAAGCTTCGACGAAGCAAAATTCAGGGAGCTGGGAGAGTACGTTAAGGAAGTCGGAATAAAGCCCTACAAGGTTGTCAAGCACTTCTCGCCGCCGCTGGTGAAGGTTGCCGAAAAAGTAGGCGTCTTTCCGAGCATAATAGCCAGCAGGAAGAACATCGAGGAAGCAATCAAACAGGGTAACCGCTTTATGATGGAGACCGACTACATAGACGACAAACGCCGTCCGGGCGCGGTTTTAGGACCGAAAACCGTGCCGAAGAGGACGAAGGCTTTCCTCCAGAATGGCATCTTCACGGAGGAGGACGTTTACAGGATTCACGTGGAGAACCCGAGGAAGGTCTATGAGGTCGATGTTGACTGA
- a CDS encoding DUF257 family protein, giving the protein MSLSDLFNLLDGMKFGSTVIVENRAPLGAEAFLAVLLRYIREREIPVLVDDILDAFPLYVKHLNLMGINPNLSSVRVLKMGGNETAGNVVNRGRFDMDPNVYMNHYEKLFSSVAPEEEFINIVLGIDRLFVFQDNPLGIGTTLRAMKPIVTNRKRTAFYILESAIMENLRTRPLPALEDLATSVFELKQKGRMLIVSIIKDPSALRTNVNAIKVDLREVFSE; this is encoded by the coding sequence ATGAGCCTTTCCGATCTCTTTAACCTCCTCGACGGGATGAAGTTCGGCAGCACTGTCATTGTGGAAAACCGCGCTCCCCTGGGTGCGGAGGCATTCTTGGCAGTCCTCCTCAGGTACATCCGCGAGAGGGAAATTCCAGTCCTTGTTGACGACATCCTTGATGCTTTCCCCCTCTACGTCAAGCACCTGAACCTCATGGGGATAAACCCGAATCTCTCAAGCGTCAGGGTTCTCAAAATGGGTGGGAATGAAACCGCTGGAAACGTGGTCAACAGGGGACGCTTTGATATGGACCCCAATGTGTATATGAACCATTATGAGAAGCTCTTCTCCTCGGTAGCTCCAGAAGAAGAATTCATCAACATTGTACTTGGCATTGACAGGCTTTTCGTTTTCCAGGACAACCCCTTGGGAATTGGGACCACCCTGCGCGCCATGAAGCCTATCGTCACCAACAGGAAGAGAACCGCGTTCTACATACTGGAGTCCGCGATAATGGAAAACCTCAGAACGAGACCCCTTCCAGCTCTCGAAGATCTAGCTACTTCGGTGTTTGAACTGAAGCAGAAAGGGCGCATGCTAATCGTAAGCATTATAAAGGATCCCTCGGCATTAAGAACGAACGTGAATGCCATAAAGGTTGATCTAAGGGAAGTTTTCTCAGAGTAA
- the pbp11 gene encoding tRNA-binding protein Pbp11 encodes MGFLDRLFRRGSKDENPLEIVSRKPVGKFRVEKSLTVWGRQVLIGEVLEGVVYPAYKVKADRKVAIIYRIEKEHRDVEFAAPGDRVALILEGRIKVKKNDEIEVYQS; translated from the coding sequence ATGGGATTCCTGGACAGGTTATTTAGGAGAGGGAGTAAAGATGAAAATCCCCTGGAGATAGTCTCCAGAAAGCCAGTGGGAAAGTTCAGAGTAGAGAAAAGCCTAACCGTTTGGGGGAGGCAAGTTCTCATCGGTGAGGTTCTTGAGGGGGTTGTTTACCCCGCTTACAAGGTCAAAGCAGACAGGAAAGTTGCCATCATCTACCGCATCGAGAAGGAGCACAGGGATGTCGAGTTTGCCGCTCCCGGTGACAGGGTGGCACTCATCCTCGAGGGCAGGATAAAAGTGAAGAAAAACGATGAAATCGAAGTCTATCAGTCATGA
- a CDS encoding asparagine synthetase A, whose product MVINMNALQIVSRKIEPITEVQTRAIAYLTGELSKRGFRWLLPVVLSSITDPLWPDPAAGEALKPLEVEVYGSRLRLMHSMILHKQIAVAMGIDRLFILSPNVRLEGREADDGRHAYEFTQLDFEIAYASMDDVMSLIEGLITDLFRELRPLVWETFERELPRVRKPFRRFTLEEIREEFGSEEEASRVLDEPFWVTDIKREFYDREDPERPGHFRNYDLYLPEGYGEVSSGGEREWEYEKILAKIRSSGLSEESFRPYLEVAKAGLLRPSAGAGIGIERLVRYIVGAEHIAEVQPFPRIPGIPAVI is encoded by the coding sequence TTGGTGATTAATATGAACGCTCTCCAAATTGTAAGCAGAAAAATTGAACCAATAACAGAGGTTCAGACGAGGGCAATAGCTTACCTTACGGGTGAGCTCTCAAAGAGAGGTTTTCGCTGGTTGCTCCCTGTGGTTTTGAGCTCGATAACCGACCCGCTCTGGCCAGACCCAGCGGCGGGGGAGGCGTTGAAGCCACTGGAGGTTGAGGTCTACGGCTCAAGGCTCAGGCTGATGCACAGCATGATACTCCACAAGCAGATTGCAGTGGCTATGGGTATAGACAGGCTCTTCATCCTCTCGCCGAACGTGAGGCTCGAAGGCAGGGAAGCGGACGACGGGAGGCACGCATACGAGTTTACCCAGCTCGACTTTGAAATCGCCTACGCGAGCATGGACGACGTTATGAGCCTGATTGAGGGGCTAATAACGGATCTCTTCCGCGAGCTCAGGCCGCTCGTATGGGAAACCTTCGAAAGGGAACTCCCAAGGGTCAGGAAACCTTTCAGGCGCTTTACCCTCGAAGAAATCCGGGAAGAATTTGGAAGCGAAGAGGAAGCGAGCAGAGTCTTGGATGAGCCTTTCTGGGTAACGGACATTAAAAGGGAGTTCTACGACAGGGAAGACCCTGAGAGGCCCGGGCACTTCAGGAACTACGACCTTTATTTGCCAGAAGGCTACGGCGAGGTTTCGAGCGGCGGCGAGAGAGAGTGGGAGTACGAGAAGATACTTGCGAAGATACGCTCCTCCGGGTTGAGCGAAGAGTCGTTCAGACCTTACCTCGAAGTTGCAAAGGCCGGCCTGCTGAGGCCCAGCGCAGGAGCAGGAATAGGAATTGAGAGGCTCGTCCGTTACATTGTCGGTGCGGAGCACATAGCCGAGGTGCAGCCCTTCCCGAGGATTCCAGGGATTCCGGCGGTTATTTAA
- a CDS encoding metallophosphoesterase: protein MLIGIMSDTHDNLPAIRKAVEFFNERNVDLVIHAGDFVAPFVAGELKKLKAPLRGVFGNNDGERKGLYEALGIYDELIELEADGMKIAVTHGTNEVLVRALAHSRLYDVVVVGHTHRYEIREVGSTVLVNPGEVCGYVTGVKSVALLDTRMREVRIINLDTGELLGAMSL, encoded by the coding sequence ATGCTGATAGGAATAATGAGCGATACCCATGACAACCTTCCGGCTATAAGGAAGGCCGTCGAGTTTTTCAACGAAAGGAACGTTGACCTCGTTATACACGCCGGAGATTTCGTCGCTCCCTTCGTCGCAGGGGAGCTTAAAAAGCTAAAGGCCCCGCTCAGAGGAGTTTTCGGCAACAACGACGGTGAGAGGAAGGGTCTGTACGAAGCTTTAGGGATTTACGACGAGCTTATAGAGTTGGAAGCTGATGGGATGAAGATAGCCGTAACCCATGGGACTAATGAGGTTCTGGTTAGGGCCCTGGCCCACAGCAGGCTTTACGACGTGGTTGTGGTTGGGCACACCCACCGCTACGAGATAAGGGAAGTTGGCAGTACGGTTCTTGTCAATCCAGGTGAAGTTTGCGGCTACGTTACCGGCGTAAAAAGTGTTGCTCTCCTCGACACCCGCATGAGGGAGGTCAGGATAATAAACCTCGACACGGGTGAGCTTTTAGGGGCGATGAGCCTCTGA
- the rtcA gene encoding RNA 3'-terminal phosphate cyclase, which produces MEWVEIDGSYGEGGGQILRTAVALSVITGKAVRITRIRANRPNPGLRPQHLHGILALKELSNARVKGAQVGSTELEFIPGEAKPRHIRVPIKTAGSITLVLQALLPAMAFVGGNFEITGGTDVPWSPPVDYLKHVTLFALEKMGLKVELEIKRRGHYPKGGGLVVGSVEPWGERRSLKALKWNRVERFAGISHATNLPSHVAERQAKAAKERLKELYNVPVEIETEVSRSLGPGSGIVVWAETDKLRLGGDALGKRGKPAEVVGKEAADELLSQLRTGMAADKFLGDQLIPFLAFAGGEIGVVEITNHLVTNVWVVEKFLGKVFEVEGEVGGPGVVRVMRRVEV; this is translated from the coding sequence ATGGAGTGGGTTGAGATAGATGGTTCATACGGTGAAGGTGGGGGACAGATACTCAGGACGGCCGTTGCTCTCTCGGTTATAACCGGGAAGGCAGTTAGAATAACGCGGATTCGTGCCAACAGGCCAAATCCGGGCTTAAGACCTCAACACCTCCACGGGATTCTGGCATTGAAAGAGCTCAGTAACGCAAGGGTTAAAGGCGCCCAGGTCGGTTCGACCGAGCTCGAGTTTATCCCCGGGGAGGCTAAGCCGAGGCACATCCGCGTCCCGATAAAGACCGCCGGTAGTATAACGCTCGTTCTTCAGGCCTTGTTGCCTGCAATGGCCTTCGTCGGCGGGAACTTTGAGATAACCGGTGGAACCGACGTCCCCTGGAGCCCGCCGGTGGACTACTTGAAGCACGTAACGCTCTTCGCCCTTGAGAAGATGGGACTGAAGGTTGAGCTTGAAATCAAAAGAAGGGGGCACTATCCTAAGGGAGGTGGCCTCGTTGTCGGAAGTGTAGAGCCGTGGGGGGAGAGGAGGTCATTAAAGGCACTCAAATGGAATAGAGTAGAGCGCTTCGCCGGAATAAGCCACGCAACAAACCTGCCATCTCACGTTGCGGAGAGGCAGGCCAAGGCCGCAAAGGAGAGACTTAAGGAGCTCTACAACGTTCCTGTGGAGATAGAGACTGAGGTAAGCCGTTCCCTTGGCCCTGGAAGTGGAATAGTAGTCTGGGCGGAGACGGACAAGCTGAGGCTCGGGGGAGATGCCCTTGGAAAGAGGGGGAAGCCTGCAGAGGTTGTGGGGAAGGAAGCGGCCGATGAGTTGTTGAGTCAGCTAAGGACGGGAATGGCAGCGGATAAATTCCTCGGCGACCAGCTGATACCGTTTTTGGCCTTCGCCGGTGGAGAAATAGGAGTTGTGGAGATAACCAACCACCTCGTCACCAACGTCTGGGTTGTCGAGAAGTTCCTCGGGAAGGTCTTCGAGGTCGAGGGGGAGGTTGGAGGGCCGGGAGTTGTGAGGGTTATGAGGAGGGTGGAAGTTTGA